The region TTGTGCTGATTtcttttgaattttaatttttttaatagaattggTGATGTGTCACCACTCACCAGGCGATGCACCACCTGGTGCGATTTTTGAAGGGCTGTGATTTCAACCCAGACGATGCATCGCTTgaacccttttttttttaaataaatatttaaaaactaaaattaatattaatcctAAACTAAATTACTAATAAACTCtacgaaaaataaataaaagtcatTAAAAAGATGGGTTGCCTCCCATTAAGCACTTAATTTAAAGCCTTTAGCTAGACCTTGTACATTAATACCAAACTACTCATCAACAAGCTTAATGCTCGCCATTTTCTCTACTTCTGCTCCAAAATAATGCTTCAACCattggccatttactttgaacACAGATTCATCACCTCTTTTAATCTCAACAGCTCCAAATGAAAAAACTTATATAACTGTGAATTTTCTCGACCAACGAGACTTTAATTTACCCTGAAAGAGTTTATGACgggaattaaataaaataatgttcTCTTCCGGTACAAACTCTCTGCGAAAAATGTGCTTATCATGCCATTTTTTCGTTCGCTCCTTATAAATTCGTgcattctcataagcttcatAACGAATTTCTTCTAACTCATTAAGTTGAATAAGTCTTTTCTCTCCCGAAGCTTTCAAATCAAAATTCAGCTTTTTAATGGCCCATTGAGCACGGTGCTCAAGCTTAAATGGTAAATGACAAGCCTTCCCAAATACAATCCAGTAAGGAGACATGCCGATAGGTGTCATGAAAGTTTTCATATATTACCATAAAGCATCACCAAGCTTATTAGACCAATCCTTTCTATTGGATTGCATCGTTTTCTCCATGATAAGCTTAATTTCTCGATTAGATATCTCTGCTTGACCATTAGATTGTGGATGATAAGCTAGGGCCATCTTATAACTTACTCCGTACTTTTCCATAAGAGCATCAAAAAACTTATTAGCAAAATGGGTACCTTCATCACTACATATTGATCTCGGTGTACCAAATCtataaaaaaatgttattttcaaTAACTTTGACTACAAATAGAGCATCATTTGTAGTTGTTGCAGCAACTTCTACCTATTTACTTACACAGTCCACCACCAAGAGAATGTATAGATTACCAAACGAAGGTGggaatggtcccataaaatcaataccccaaacatcaaagaTCTCCACCTCCAAGAAATTAGTGAGAGGCAATTCATGTCTTCTAGAGATATTTCCCACTCGCTGACACCGATCACAACTTTTCACATATGCATGACAATCACAGTGTAATGTAGGACAAAAAAACCCACTTTCAAAGACCCTTGTAGCAGTCCTGACAACTACAAAATGTCCACCCACTGGAGAAGAATGGCAATGGAACAAAATTTCACTTAGTTCCTCTTCCGGTACATATCTTCTTATAACAAGATTAGCACAATGCTTGAAAATAATCAGATCATCCCAAATATACTGTATCACATCATGTAAAAAATTCTTCTTTTGTTGAGAGGATAGACCTGGTGGTAAAACCTTGCATGCTAAATAGTTGACAAAATCAGCATAACAACTAATGTTAGTTGCCACCGAAAATAATTTCTCATCTggaaaaacattcaaaattgatGAACCTTCATATCCACTATTTACCCCCTCAAGATGAGATATATGACCAGCAACTACATTCTTACTTCCTCGCTTATCTCGGATCTCCAAATCAAATTCTTATAGCAATAGAACCCATCTAATCAATCGAGGTTTAGCATCCTTTTTCTCAAGCAAGTACCGAATAGCTGCATGATCGATATAGATTATCACCTTAGATCCAATTATATAAGGACAAAACTTGTCTTAGAATAACCCACCTCTAACATCTCTTTCTCGATAATTTTATAATTCTCTTGAGCTTCATTCCAAGTAAGCCTAGAGTAATAAATAGCTCTAAAAATCTTGTCTCTTCACTGGCCAAGAATTGCTCCAATAGCAaaatcacttgcatcacacattaTCTCAAATGGCTCACTGCAATCGGGCACAATAATAACGGGTGCTGCA is a window of Humulus lupulus chromosome 4, drHumLupu1.1, whole genome shotgun sequence DNA encoding:
- the LOC133832341 gene encoding uncharacterized protein LOC133832341, with the translated sequence MSPYWIVFGKACHLPFKLEHRAQWAIKKLNFDLKASGEKRLIQLNELEEIRYEAYENARIYKERTKKWHDKHIFRREGDESVFKVNGQWLKHYFGAEVEKMASIKLVDE